ATTGTAAAAAGTTATGACCCATCTATTTTGAAAAATCCGGAAGAAGTTATAAAAGATTGGTTTATTTTTAGATTATCATGGTGGCTTGGTGGATTTTTACTTATTGGATTTATAATTTCTGAGATTTATAAAATACCTGTATCAATTATAATCTCCATAGGTGCTATTATCTTAGGTATTGCTACATACAGGGAAAAAATAGTAGATATGAAACAGCTTATTTTTAAAGAAACACCTTGGAAAATTGTTGTTTTTTCAATAGGAATGTATGTAGTTGTTTATGGATTAAAAAATGCCGGATTAACCTATGAGTTATCAAAAATAATAAATTATACATATAATTTTGGAGAATTATCTGCTATCTTAGGCACAGGTTTTTTAGCTGCATTTCTTTCTGCAGTTATGAATAATATGCCATCTGTTATGGTAGTAAATCTTGCTATAGCAGAAACAGGACTTAGTCAAAATATCAAACATCTTCTTGGTTTTGCTAATGTAATCGGTTGCGATTTGGGGCCAAAAATGACACCTATAGGTTCCTTGGCAACTCTATTATGGCTTCATGTTTTAGAGCAAAAAGGTGTCAAAATAAGTTGGGGATATTACTTTAAAGTAGGAATAATTTTAACTCCACCGGTTTTATTTTTTACATTAATAGGACTTTATTTATGGAAATTAATCATAGGAGGATAAAATTATGGCTGTAAAAATAGGTTTTATATGCACCGGAAACTCGGCAAGAAGTCAGATGGCAGAAGGATTTGGTAAATATTATGCTGAAAAACTAAATAAAGATGTTGAAGTTTATTCTGCCGGTTCTAACCCTTCCGGATATGTTCATCCTCTTGCTATTAAAGTTATGGCAGAAAAAGGAATAGATATTTCACAAAATAAATCAAAATCTCTTGATGATATA
The Venenivibrio stagnispumantis DNA segment above includes these coding regions:
- a CDS encoding arsenic transporter; the encoded protein is MEIKPILSVIIFLLTILFVIWQPKGLSIGWTATIGALLSLLLGIVSFSDVLFVTKIVWDATIAFVGIIFISLILDKIGFFEWAALHIMKKAGGDGNKLFIYIIFLGALISAFFANDGAALMLTPIVYAKIKHLGLKDKFILPFIMASGFVADTTSLPLVISNLVNIVTADFFGIGFIEYAFKMIIPNFFSLIATLIVLYLYFKKDIVKSYDPSILKNPEEVIKDWFIFRLSWWLGGFLLIGFIISEIYKIPVSIIISIGAIILGIATYREKIVDMKQLIFKETPWKIVVFSIGMYVVVYGLKNAGLTYELSKIINYTYNFGELSAILGTGFLAAFLSAVMNNMPSVMVVNLAIAETGLSQNIKHLLGFANVIGCDLGPKMTPIGSLATLLWLHVLEQKGVKISWGYYFKVGIILTPPVLFFTLIGLYLWKLIIGG
- a CDS encoding arsenate reductase ArsC, encoding MAVKIGFICTGNSARSQMAEGFGKYYAEKLNKDVEVYSAGSNPSGYVHPLAIKVMAEKGIDISQNKSKSLDDIPLRELDYVITLCGDAAESCPVIPGANTQHWGLPDPARAEGSEEEKLEVFRQIRDKIEEKVKELIEKL